Proteins encoded by one window of Chryseobacterium foetidum:
- a CDS encoding HAD family hydrolase, with protein MKTDIDILNHDHFSFDLWLTLIKSHPEFKAKRVELFASFFEVEKPVDEVAKVVKYYDDLCNTINEVIGGNVDTFEIYLLILNSLKVDVKQLSKDVLNEFYQKSENLFLEYKPVVIFENLHQFFNEIKNQGKTINILSNTGFIKGKTMRKFLIEENLDQYIDFHIYSDELKISKPNPLVFQEVRNLVKNPDLLSEKILHIGDNPVADYKGALDFGFSAHLLKPKI; from the coding sequence TTGAAAACAGATATTGATATTCTGAACCATGATCATTTTTCTTTTGATCTGTGGCTTACCCTGATTAAATCTCATCCCGAATTTAAAGCCAAAAGAGTTGAGCTCTTTGCTTCTTTTTTTGAAGTGGAAAAACCCGTTGATGAGGTTGCGAAAGTTGTAAAATATTACGATGATCTTTGCAATACCATCAATGAAGTAATTGGCGGAAATGTAGATACTTTTGAGATTTATCTGTTGATTTTAAATTCGCTTAAAGTCGATGTGAAGCAATTGAGTAAAGATGTTTTAAACGAATTCTATCAGAAAAGTGAAAACTTGTTTTTAGAGTATAAACCGGTTGTGATTTTCGAAAATTTACATCAGTTTTTTAATGAAATTAAAAATCAGGGAAAGACGATTAATATTCTGAGCAACACAGGTTTCATCAAAGGAAAAACAATGAGAAAGTTTTTGATTGAAGAAAACCTTGATCAGTACATTGATTTTCATATTTACTCTGATGAACTGAAAATTTCCAAACCTAATCCACTCGTTTTTCAGGAAGTGAGAAATTTAGTTAAAAACCCTGATCTTTTGTCGGAAAAAATCCTGCATATCGGCGATAATCCTGTTGCTGATTACAAAGGTGCCCTCGATTTCGGATTCAGTGCGCACCTGCTCAAACCCAAAATATAG
- a CDS encoding SulP family inorganic anion transporter: MRNTVRLFDFSKKINYKNEILAGFTVAMTMIPESLSFAILAGLSPLIGLYAAFMMGLVTAVLGGRPGMVSGGAGATIVVLIALIKSHGVEYLFATVVLAGIFQLMVGVFKLGKFVRLIPQPVMYGFLNGLAVIIFMAQVEQFKFTDANGTVNWLQGSALYIMAGLTALTIAIVYFFPKITKAVPASLVAIIVVFAVVLGFDINTKTVADIANISGNLPVFHIPAIPFSLETLQIIFPYAMIMAGVGLIESLLTLSMVDEITDSKGSANKESVAQGLANITNGFFGGMGGCAMVAQTLVNLNAGSRARLSGIFASITILIIILVGAPFIEKIPMAALVGVMMMVAISTFQWVSIRIVNKMPKSDIFVGITVALITVLLHNLALAVLVGVIIAALVFAWDNAKRIRARQYTDENGIKNYEITGPLFFGSVTAFTDQFDPKNDPDEVVVDFKESRIVDMSAIDALDKLSKKYSQLNKKLVLKHLSEDCRKMLENAEVVIAVDVEKDPTYKVMAGKL, from the coding sequence ATGAGAAATACAGTCCGACTTTTTGATTTTTCAAAAAAAATAAACTATAAAAATGAGATTCTTGCCGGCTTCACAGTCGCCATGACGATGATTCCCGAGTCGCTTTCGTTTGCGATTCTGGCAGGACTTTCTCCGCTGATCGGTCTTTACGCCGCATTTATGATGGGACTGGTAACAGCTGTTTTAGGCGGTCGCCCCGGAATGGTTTCCGGTGGAGCAGGAGCAACAATAGTTGTTTTAATAGCACTTATCAAATCCCACGGTGTGGAATATCTTTTTGCGACTGTAGTTCTGGCGGGTATTTTTCAGTTGATGGTAGGCGTTTTCAAGCTTGGAAAATTTGTAAGACTCATTCCGCAACCGGTGATGTATGGTTTTCTGAATGGCTTGGCGGTCATTATTTTTATGGCGCAGGTTGAACAGTTTAAATTTACCGATGCAAACGGAACCGTAAACTGGCTGCAAGGCTCAGCTCTGTACATTATGGCTGGCTTAACCGCTTTGACGATTGCGATTGTTTACTTCTTTCCTAAAATCACAAAAGCGGTTCCCGCGTCTTTGGTTGCAATAATTGTGGTTTTTGCGGTTGTTTTAGGATTTGATATCAATACCAAAACGGTCGCAGATATTGCGAATATCAGCGGAAATCTTCCTGTTTTTCATATTCCTGCAATTCCTTTCTCCCTTGAAACCCTGCAGATTATTTTTCCTTATGCCATGATTATGGCAGGTGTTGGCTTGATTGAATCGCTCCTGACGCTGTCAATGGTCGATGAAATTACCGATTCTAAAGGCAGTGCCAACAAAGAATCTGTTGCTCAGGGTCTGGCCAATATCACCAACGGTTTTTTCGGTGGAATGGGCGGTTGTGCAATGGTTGCCCAAACTTTGGTAAACCTGAATGCAGGTTCCAGAGCAAGATTGTCGGGGATTTTTGCATCGATTACCATTCTTATCATAATTTTGGTAGGTGCTCCTTTTATAGAAAAAATTCCGATGGCAGCGCTGGTTGGCGTGATGATGATGGTTGCGATTTCCACATTTCAGTGGGTTTCCATACGGATTGTCAACAAAATGCCGAAGTCTGATATTTTTGTTGGAATTACTGTTGCTTTAATCACTGTTTTGCTTCATAATTTGGCTTTGGCTGTGTTGGTCGGAGTCATTATTGCTGCTTTGGTTTTTGCATGGGACAATGCCAAAAGAATCAGGGCCAGACAGTACACCGACGAAAATGGAATTAAGAACTATGAAATTACCGGACCATTGTTTTTTGGTTCTGTGACAGCATTTACCGATCAGTTTGATCCGAAAAATGATCCCGATGAGGTGGTGGTAGATTTTAAAGAAAGCAGAATCGTAGACATGAGCGCCATTGACGCATTGGACAAATTGTCTAAGAAATACAGTCAGCTGAATAAAAAGCTGGTTTTAAAGCACCTCAGTGAAGACTGCCGTAAAATGCTGGAAAATGCTGAGGTTGTTATTGCTGTGGATGTTGAGAAAGATCCGACGTATAAGGTGATGGCAGGGAAGCTGTAG
- a CDS encoding LamG-like jellyroll fold domain-containing protein: protein MKRIFLLSSVLFSLFTNAQIPAYVPTNGLVAWWNFSGNAIDSSGNSNDLTVNGATLTADRNGTANSAYLFNGSTSHLTKSSLSYNFAQSGNFSISFWMKKNGNSDGVAMMSGSNTGGNFIWLLQCDTTKTIFGTNKQGESWTWANGPNYSTTAWEHYVAVYNAQTMQLYKNGALVATSTNTYSNSTSAAMPFYIGRAIGGGNIAAAIDDVGIWNRVLTSTEISQIYSSNLATAEAKVTKSNLSIAPNPADDVLYVNIPLKGKNAYKIHDVNGRTVISGELDDSKTINISALTKGSYFLDIEGLSTTKFLKK, encoded by the coding sequence ATGAAAAGAATCTTTCTTCTCTCATCAGTTCTGTTTTCTCTATTTACAAATGCTCAAATCCCAGCTTACGTTCCAACGAACGGCCTCGTTGCGTGGTGGAATTTCAGCGGTAATGCAATCGATTCCAGTGGCAATTCCAATGACCTGACCGTGAACGGAGCGACCCTGACTGCGGACAGAAACGGAACTGCAAATTCAGCTTACCTGTTTAATGGATCTACGTCTCATCTGACTAAGTCATCCCTCTCCTACAACTTTGCGCAAAGCGGAAATTTCTCTATTTCATTTTGGATGAAGAAGAACGGCAATTCAGATGGCGTTGCCATGATGAGCGGTTCAAACACAGGCGGAAACTTCATCTGGTTGTTGCAATGTGATACAACCAAAACCATCTTCGGAACCAACAAACAGGGTGAATCCTGGACATGGGCAAACGGACCAAATTACTCTACAACAGCCTGGGAACACTATGTTGCCGTCTATAACGCCCAGACCATGCAGCTTTATAAGAACGGAGCATTAGTGGCGACCTCAACCAATACTTACAGCAATTCTACATCTGCGGCAATGCCTTTTTATATTGGAAGAGCAATTGGAGGCGGAAATATTGCCGCAGCTATCGACGACGTGGGAATCTGGAACCGTGTGCTGACTTCTACAGAAATTTCACAGATTTACAGCAGCAATTTAGCAACCGCAGAAGCAAAAGTTACAAAATCAAATTTGAGCATCGCGCCTAATCCTGCTGATGATGTTTTGTACGTCAACATTCCGCTCAAAGGGAAAAACGCTTACAAAATACATGATGTAAACGGAAGAACCGTAATATCAGGAGAGCTGGATGATTCAAAAACGATCAATATTTCAGCATTAACGAAAGGATCGTACTTCCTTGATATTGAAGGACTTTCAACGACAAAATTTCTAAAAAAGTAA